In the genome of Natronomonas salina, the window CCGGCCGTCCGGATCTCGCTGGCGGTCTCCGCAGTCGATGCACTCGTAGAGGCTCTCTCCCGTCGGTTGCGTTCCCCGCATATCGAGCACCATTTCGTACCGAGGTGTGTTAAACGTTATCACGGATGGGTTCGAGCATCCGGCTGTCCCGGCCGAACCACCAACACCTATTCGGCGGCCCGCCCTATCCCGAGACATGCAAACTCGGACGTGGGCCAGAGAGCACGTGCCGGCCCTGACGGCCCTCCTGACCGCCGTCTCGCTGGCGCTCGTGTTCGGCGCCGCACTCCAACTGCTCCCGGTCGACGCCCTGCCGAGCCCCGACGCGCTTCTGGCGGCGATCCCGCACCTCAACGCCGTCATCAGCCTCACCGCCATCGGGACGATCGTCGCGGGAGTCCGGGCCATCCGCCGAGGCGACGTCGCCCGCCACCGGCTGCTGATGGTGGCGAGCTTCGGGCTGTTCGCGCTGTTCCTCGGGCTCTACCTCTACCGCGTCGCCATCGTCGGACCGACGGAGTTCCCGGGGCCGGCGACGATCCGGACGTACGTCTACTACCCGTTCCTCCTCGTCCACATCGCCTTCGCCATCGTCTGCGTCCCGTTCGTCTTCTACGCGCTGCTGACGGCCGGGACGCGGCCGGTCGCCGACATCTACGAGACGCGCCACCGGACTGCCGGCCGCGTCGCCGCCGCGCTGTGGCTCGTCTCCTTCGCTATGGGCGTCTCCATATACGCGATGCTCTACCACGTGTTCTGACCGGCGATCCTGCGACGAACGATCGACGCGCTTGCCCTGCCTTGGATTTTAGGCTCAGCCGTTACCCCCCGCCGACCCGACGTTCCTATTGTCGAAATGTCATTCTTCGACCTCCCCCGCTGGGCCATCGAGTCGACGACGCTGCTGGTCGCCAGGAACGCCTGTGGCGACGAGACGACGCTGGACGTCGGCGAACGCGTCCTCGACGAGGACGCCGCGGAGTCCGTCGCCGACCGCAACCCCAACCAGGTCTCCTCGATGGTCGAGACGCGGGCAGGGCTGGACGGCGACTAACGTCGGCGAGAACGGGCGGATCGACGCAAAACGAACTTCTTCTCCGGAGCGAGGAACCCGAGAGTCGGGTCAGTACGAGCGGACCTTCGGCTCGTACTCCTTGTCCTCGCCCTCGAGGATGACGGGCTTGTAGTAGAGTTCGGGGGTGCCGTCGTTCCAGGCGATCATGGTGTGTTTCAGCCAGTTCTCGTCCTTGCGCTCCTGGTGTTCCTGTCGCCAGTGGGCGCCGCGGAACTCCTCGCGTGCGAGGGCGCCGAGGGTGATGGTCTCGGCGACGTCGATGAGGTTCCGCGTCTCGATGGTGTGGATGAGGTCGGTGTTGAACGTCCGGGAGGGGTCGGAGACGGCGACGTCCTGGTAGCGTTCCCGGCACTCGCGGATGACCTCGAGGGCCTCCTGGAGGCCCTCCTTGTTCCGGAAGACGTTGACGTTCTCCGTCATGGCCTTCTGGAGGTCGGCGCGGATCTCGGCGTGGTTGGTGCCGTCGCGTTCGAGCAGCGTCTCGATGCGCTGGCGTTCGGTCTCGACGGCGTGCTCGACGACCTCGCGCGGTTCGACCAGCGCGCCGTCGGCGGCGACGTCCTCGTCGCTGCCCGCGACGGCGCCGGGTTCGACCGGCGTGTCGAGGCTGTCCTCGTCCTCGCTCTTCGCGCCGAGGCCGGTCGGCACCTCGGGTTCGCCGAGGTCGCGGCCGGCGGCGTGGTGGCCGGCGCGGGCGCCGAAGACGATGAGTTCCGGCAGCGCGTTGCCGCCCAGGCGGTTCGACCCGTGGACCGACGCGCAGGCGCACTCGCCGGCGGCGTAGAGGCCGTCGATGCAGGTCTGGCCGTGCTCGTTCGTCTCGATGCCGCCCATGTGGTAGTGCTGGCCGGGTTTGACGGGCATCGGTTCGTCGACGGGGTTGACGCCCTCGAAGTCCTCGGCGAGGTGGATGATGTTCTCCAGGCGGTCGTAGATGCGCTCCTCGCCGAGGTGCCGCATGTCCAGGTAGACGTACTCGTCCTCGATGCCGCGGCCGTTGTTGACCTCCGTCAACTCGGCGCGGGCGACGACGTCGCGGGAGGCGAGTTCGCCGGCGTTGTTCGCGTAGCCGTACTCGAACATGAAGCGCTCGCCCTCGCTGTTGTAGAGGATGCCGCCCTCGCCGCGGACGCCCTCGGAGATGAGCACGCCGGTCGACGGGAGTGTCGTCGGGTGGAACTGGACGAACTCCATGTCCTCGACGGGGACGCCGACGCGGTAGGCCATCGCCGGCCCGTCGCCGGTGTTGGCGACCGCGTTCGTCGTGTGGTCGAATACCTGGCCGTCGCCGCCGGTCGCGAGGATGACGCCGCCGGTGGCGCGGAACCCGACGACCTCGCCGTTCTTGATGTCGTAGGCGACGACGCCGTGGCACTCGCGGTCCTCCGGGTCGTCGTGGTCCGTGACGGCCAGCCGGGAGACGTAGAACTCGTCGTAGACCTGGATGCCCCGCTTGACCACCTGCTCGTACATCGTGTGCAGGAGGTGGTGGCCGGTCTCGGCCCCAGCGTAGGTCGTCCGGGGGAACGAGAGGCCGCCGAAGGGCCGTTGGGAGACCCGGCCGTCCTCCTCGCGGGAGAACGGCATCCCCCAGTGCTCGAGCTGGACGACCTCCTCGGGGGCGTCCTGGGCCAGCGTCTCGATGGCCGGGGCGTCCCCGAGGTAGTCGGACCCCTTCATCGTGTCGTACGCGTGCAGTTCCCAGTCGTCGCCGTCCCGGAGCGCGGCGTTGATGCCGCCCTCCGCGGCGCCGGTGTGGCTCCGGACCGGGTGGAGTTTCGTGACCATGGCGACGTCGGCGCCCGCCTCGTGGGCCGCGATGGCCGCACGGAGGCCGGCGCCGCCGGCACCGACCACGATGACGTCGTGTTCGTGTATCGTCATAGTTTGAATGGGTGGTGTACTCGGCGTTCGGTTACCAGAACTTCAGGTTGCTCTTGACAGCCTCGCGCTTCAGCTCCTGGATGTGCTCGGTGAGGGGGATGTCCTTCGGGCACACCTCGGTGCAGGAGAACTGGGTCTGGCAGCGCCAGACGCCGTGTTCCTGCTCGATGATGTTGATCCGGTGTTCCTTCATGTCCTCGCCCTCGCGTTCGTCCATCGCGAACCGGTAGGCCTTGTTGATGGCCGCCGGGCCGAGGTACTCGTTGTCCCCGGCGGCGATGTTACAGGAGGACATGCAGGCCGCACACCAGATGCAGCGCGTGGACATCTTGACCTTCTCGCGGTTCTCGCGGTCCTGTCGCTGCTCGTCGAGCTTGCCGGTCGGCAGGTCGTTCGTCTGGAAGTACGGCTCGACGGACTCCATCTGGTCGTAGAAGTGCTCCATGTCGACGACCAGGTCCTTGACGACGTCGGCGTGCGGGAGCGGCTCGATGCGGACCGGCCAGTCGAGGTCCGACATCTGCGTCTGGCAGCCGAGCCGCTGGCGGCCGTTGATGAACAGCGCGTCGGAGCCGCAGATGGCCTGCCGGCAGGAGTGCCGGAACGTCAGGCTGGAGTCGAAGTGGTCGCGCGCGTAGATGAGCGCGTCGAGGACCGTCATCCCCTTCTTGAAGGGGATGCGGAAGGTGTCGAACCGCGGGTCCCGCTTGCCCTTGACCTCGGGGTCGTAGCGGAAGACCTTGATGCGGACCGTCTCCTCGGTTTCGTCCAGCTCCTCTTCGGCGCGTTTGCGCATGTCCGCGCGCTCGCGCTTCTCGGCCATCCGCCGCTGCTGGTGGGCCGACTCCTGTTCGGTCTCCGGTTCCGTCTCGGTCTCTTGTTCGGTGACTTGCGTGCTCATAGTTAGACGATGTTCGTCATGGCGAGTGCGACGCGGACGCCCTGGACGACGAGCAGGCCGCCGGCGGCGACGAGCACCCACTTCACGACGCTCTTCTGTGTGCCCTCGAGGCCCTGGTTGATGAGTGCGTTGTAGACGCCGTTGACCCCGTGGAAGGCGGCCGTGATCAGGAACATCACCATCGTCGAGAAGTACCCGACCTGCGTCATCCGGGCCGTCGTCCCGGCGAAGGTGATCTCGGCCGCGTGGTTGACGAAGTGCAGCAACATGAAGTGATACGCCAGCACGACCACGAGGAACGCGGCCGTGACCCGCTGGAGCAGCCAGCGGGTGCCCTTCCGGTCGAACGAGGAGTAGTGTTCAGCCATGTCAGAACCCTCCGAGGAACGTCGGGATGCTCGCGACCGTGATGGCCGCGGAAGCGATCAGTGCGGCGTAGAACGCCTTGTCCTGTGCGTCCAGCCCCACGCCGAGGTCGACGAACAGCAGGCGGACCCCGTTGAGGATGTGGAACACGGCGACGGCCAGCAGTCCGACCTCGAGGAAGCGGACGAGCATCAGCTCCTCGAGGCCCTGCAGCGTCGCGGTGTACACCTCCCCGTTCACCGTGGCCGTGCTGAGCACGGCGATGTGGGTGAAGAGGTAGCCGATGAGCACCCAGCCGGTGAACTTGTGGAAGATCCAGGCCCACATCCCGGCGGAGAACTCCTGCCACCGCCCGAAGTCCTCGATCAGACCCCGGTCGTACGATTGACTCATGCATCGAAGGGTCAGTACCGCGCTGGTATAGTAGTAACTATCTGCGAACGTCTCACAGGCGCGAAGCAGCAACGTTCGCCGGCGAATCGCCCCGCGGAACCCCACGTCCGTCGAGGGACGTTCGCGGGCGGTCCGCGGTCCGGTGGCCGCCGTTCCGGCGGTCGCCGGTCAGGCCCGCTCGCCGGTCTGGCTGAGCCGGAGGGCGCGGGTCGTCACGTCGTCGAGCGCGACGAGGTGACAAATGGGGTTGCCCGGGTAGACCAGCGGGTTCTCGAGGATGCCGACGACGAGTCCGGTGAACGGCGCCTCGACGACGGTCGTGTCCGTCTTGAAGGGGTTCGTGATAGAGCAGACGGCGTCGCCCTCCTCGACGAGCGAGCCGCGGCCGTGGTGCATCTCGACGACGCCGCCCGCGTCGGCGCGGAGCCACGTCTTCTCGTCGGCGCCGTCGATGACGGTCCGCCAGCCCGGCCACTTGACCGTCTCGGTCGGCCGGATGCCGAACTCCGCCATCACCGAGAGGACCCCCTCGAGGGCCTTGTCGATGAGGTTGCGCTGGAAGCGGTGGGCCTCCCCGAGCTCGATCGTCACGGTGGGCGTCCCGGCGTCGGTAGCCTCGCCGCGGAGCGTCCCGCTGGGCCCCTCACTGGAGATGATGACGTTGGACCCGAAGGCCTTCGCGAGCCGCTCGACGGCCTCGGTGTCCGTGTCGCCGCGGACGTGGAGCATGTTGCTCCGGCCGCGGGTCGACGTGTGGAAGTCGAGGCCGTAGTCGCAGGGCTCGATGAAGTTCCGGAAGATGCGGGCCGCGATGCGCTTGGCGCTGGTCCCCGAGTCGTTGCCCGGGAAGGAGCGGTTGAGGTCGCGGTCGTAGATCGGGAGGTAGCGCTGCTGGGCGATGAACGCGGGCACGTTGAGGACGGGGAGGCAGACGAGCGTCCCGTGGAGGTCCTCGAGGTCCCACTCGTGGGCGACCTCGCGGACGATCTCGATGCCGTTGAGCTCGTCGCCGTGGGCGGCCGCCGAGAGGAACAGCGTCGGGCCCTCGCGCTCGCCGTTGATGATGGTCACGGGGATCCTGACCGGGTCGCCCAGGTAGGTCTCGCTGACGGTGTACCTGACGTTGACCCGCTCCCCCGGCGCGACGGACCCGCCGTCGTACGTGAACGCCTCCGCCATATCCGACCCAGGCGGGTCTGCTACAAAAGGGCACGCACTCGGTACGTCGTCGATCCGGGCGGAATCTCCGGCCGGCCCGGCGGGCTCGCAACCGCTAGCCACTTACCGCCGGGGGTCCTTGTCCCGACAGCGAATGAGCACCGACGCCGACCCGGCCGAGTCCGACGCGTTCGAGCGGGTCTGTGAGTCCCTCGTCGAGGACATCCTGGCGGGCGAGATCGACGGTGACGACCTCGAGTCCGCCAAGATGGACGCCTGCCGGGAGTACTCCTCGCCGAAGGTCCCCAAGAACACGGACCTGCTCGACTACGCCCCCGAGGAGCGCCGCGAGGAGCTGGAGTCGGTCGTCCGCCGGAAGCCGGTGCGGACCGCCTCGGGCGTTTCGCCCGTCGCCATCATGACGTCGCCGCACATGTGCCCGCACGGGAAGTGCCTCTACTGTCCCGGCGGTCCCGCCTCGGAGTTCTCCTCCTCGCAGAGCTATACGGGCCACGAGCCGGCGGCGGCCCGCGGCGTCCAGAACGACTACGACCCCTACGGGCAGGTGACGCTGCGGCTCCACCAGCTCCGGGAGATCGGCCACCCCGTCGACAAGGTCGAACTCATCCTGATGGGCGGGACGATGACGGCCCGCTCCCACGACTACCAGGAGTGGTTCGTCAAGCGCGCCCTCGAGGCGATGAACGACTACGACCTCGACAGCGAGCCCCAGCCGAGCGAGGAGGAGTCCTTCAAGCCGGACCCCGGGGAGACCGAGTTCACCTACCTCGAGGACGTCATCGCCGAGAACGAGACGAACGACATCCGCAACATCGGGACGACGTTCGAGACGAAGCCCGACTGGTGCGACCCCGAGCAGATCGACCGGATGCTCGACCTCGGCGGCACCAAGGTCGAGGTCGGCGTCCAGACCACCTACGAGCGGGTCAACCGCGAGATGCACCGCGGCCACGGCGTGCAGGCCAGCCTCGACGCCAACCGCCGGCTCCGCGACTCGGCGTTCAAGGTGGGCTTCCACATGATGCCCGGCCAGCCCGGCATGTCGCGGGAGATGTGCCTGCAGGACTTCCGGGAGATCTTCGAGAACCCCGACTGGCGACCCGACTACCTGAAGATCTACCCGACGCTCGTCGTCCGCGACACCGTCACCTACGACATGTGGCGCCGCGACGAGTACGAGCCGCTGCAGAACGAGGAGGCCGCTGAACTCGTCGCCGAGATCAAGTCGATGATCCCCCGGTACACGCGCCTCCAGCGCGTCCAGCGGGACATCCCCGCCGACTTCATCGACGCCGGCGTCTGGAAGTCTAACCTCCGCCAGCTCGCCCGCCAGCGGATGGAGGAACACGGGTGGGAGTGCGAGTGCATCCGCTGCCGTGAGGTCGGGATGAACGACGAGGAGCCCGAGGACGTCGAACTGGACGTCATGACCTACGAGGCCGCGGGCGGCAGGGAGCACTTCATCTCCTTCGAGGACTTCGAGAAGGACCTGCTGGTCGGTTTCTGTCGGCTCCGGTTCCCCAATAATCCGGTCCGCCGGGAGCTGGAGAACGCCGCGCTCGTCCGCGAGCTCCACGTCTACGGCAACGAGGTCGGCGTCGGGCAGGGCGGCGACGACGGCGACCACCAGCACCGCGGCTACGGCCGCCGGCTCCTGGAGACGGCCGAGGACCTGGCCGCCGACGCCGGCTTCGAGAAGCTCTCGGTCATCTCGGGCATCGGCGTCCGCGAGTACTACCGGGAGAAGCTCGGTTACTACCAGGACGGTCCGTACGTCTCGAAGCGGCTGTAGCGGCCCCGACGGTCGTCGTTCGGTCTCATTTGACAGTTCCTCGATGCGGGTTGCAGTAGTGATATTATGCAGGGTGCCCAGCCCCGACGCATGAGCGACGACGAGGACTGGCGGAACCGCGCCGTCGCGGTCGTCACGCTGCTCGTCCTGGGGGCGGGGTTCCTGGCGATATTCCTCGGGATATCGAGGTTCTGGATTGTCTGGGTCCTGGGCTTCGCGGTGGTCGTCCCACTCCTGTCCGTCCTGCTCGGCGTGGAGGACGACAGCGAGTCGGACGTCGAACCGGCAGCGGAACCGGTCTCCGAGCGAAGCGACAGCCGAAACGCGCTCGAGACCCTCCGGGACCGGTACGCTCGGGGCGAACTCACCGACGAGCAGTTCGAGCGGAAGCTGGAGCGCCTGCTCGAGACAGAGACCATCGAGGACGTCGAGGACGCCCGACGACGAGTGGATGCGGACCGAGTCGGCGATGGAGCGGACGCCCGGAACGGACGCCGGAACCGGACGGAGCGGGAGCGCTGAATGACGGCCCACCGGAGCGACCGCGGCGGGGAGCGACTCGCCAGGGTGATATGGGCGGCCGCAGAAGGGAGCCCAACATGGTGAGGCGCGTCGCGGCCGGCGTGTACCTGCTGGAGGTGAGCTGGCCGGAGCCGCTCGGCTCGAACGTCTACCTGATCGACGACGGCGAGTTGACCCTCGCCGACGCGGGGATGCCGATTCCGAGGCGCCGCGTCGCCACCGAGATCCGGCGGGCCGGGTACGCCGTCGACGACCTCGACCGCGTGCTGTTGAGCCACTACGACGTCGACCACGTGGGCGCGCTCGGAAGGCTCGGCGCCGACGTCCCCGTGTACCTCGGCGCCCGCGACGTCGGCCTGGTCCGCCGGGAGTGGTCGCCGTCGTGGACCCACCACAAGGGGGCCTTCCACCGGCTGACGCGCAGGCTCTTCCCGCTGTCGGACGTCGACCTCCGGCCGGTCGAGGACGGCGACGAGATCGGGGGGTTCCGGGCGATCCACACCCCCGGGCACAACCCCGGACACACGGTGTACGTCCACGCGGACTCGGGGGCGGCGCTGCTGGGCGACCTCGTCTGGGAGGACGACGGCGCGTTCACGCCGCCCATGTGGTTCGACTCCTACGACACCGACCGCATCGCCGCCAGCGTCCGCCGGGTCTCCCAGGAGCGGTTCGACCACGCCTGCGTCGCCCACGGCGATCCGCTGACCCCCGACGCGGACGTCGTCCTCCGGGAGCTGGCGGCGGAGATCTGACCCGAGCGGACGTTTTTCGACCCCCCGGGCCGTACCGGCGGTATGAACCTCGCCATCGTCGGCGCCGGCGCCGCGGGCGCCGCGGCCGCCTACGCGCTCCGGGACGCGCCGGTCGACGTGACCATCTTCGAGGCGGACGAGGGCGTCGGCGGTCGCGCGGCGTCCGGTCGGAAGAACGACTGTCGGTACGACTACGGGGCGAACTACGTGAAGGCCGACAGCGCCCGCGTCGCCGAACTAGTGACCGAGGAACTCCCGACGACGGGGCTGGTCGACGTGGCGGAACCGGTCTGGACCTTCGACGCGTCGGGGGCGATCTCGGCGGGTGACGACCGCGACGCGCACAAGTGGACCTACGAGGCGGGCATCGCGGAGCTGCCCGAGCGGCTCCTCGCGGAGACGGACGCGACGCTCGAGTTCGGAACCCGCGTCGGGCGGCTCTCTCACGGCGGCGGCACGTGGTGGCTGCTCGACGACGCCGGCGCGGACCTCGGGACGTTCGACGCGGTGCTGCTCACGCCGCCGGCGCCGCGGACCGCCGACGTCCTCGCCGCGACCGAGTGGGACAGTCCGCTCCTCGCCGACCTCCAGGCGGCCGTCGACGCCGTCTCCTACCGGTCGATCTACGCCGCGGTGCTGCACTACCCCTTCGCGGTCGACTACCCGTGGTACGCGCTGGTGAACACGGACCGGGAGCACGACATCGGCTGGCTCTCGCGGGAGGAACTGAAGTCCGGGCACGTACCGCCCGGCGAGACGCTGCTGGTCGTCCAGATGGCGCCCGGATGGGCCGACGGGCGGAGCGACGACCCGGGAGAACTGACCGTCGACGTCGCGGACTCGGTGGCGGAGCTCCTCGACGACGAGCGGTTCGCGGCCCCCGATTGGACCGACCACGAACCGTGGCGGGACGCGCTGCCGAACGAGGGTGTCGAGACCGAACCGCTGCGGGAGGCAGAAAGAACAGGCCTCTACTTCGCCGGCGACTGGGTCGCGGGCGACGGTCGCGTCCACCTCGCTATCGAGAGCGGGCTCGAGGCGGGCGAGCGAATCGCCGACGCCGCGGGGCCATCGTGATTCGGCGCTCCGCTCACCCCTGGGTCGTGGTCTCGGCCGCCGGGGCTTCGCAGACGACGGTCACCTGGTCGCGGCCGCAGACGGTCACCTCGTAGCCGGCGTACTCGAAGGAGACGCGGCCGGGGCGGCCGTCCCGGAAGATGGCGTCGAGGGCGTCGGGGTCGATCGCGTCGTACAGCGGCGGGAGGTCGGTCGGGTCCGCGTCGGCGCGGTCGGCCACCGTCGCGACGACCGCCTCGCTGGCGGTCGCGTCCGACTCGATGTGCGTGCGATCGTCGTTCCCTTGCATCAGCGGGGGTAGTGGCCAGCGGGGGATGAGGTCTCGCCTTGCCCGTGCCGGACGTTATATACTAGTCGTCGCGCCGGCCGTCGGCGACGGTCGACCGCACGAGGTTCGCCGTCGCCCGCCGGAGGAGTTCCGAGAGGGCCTGGTGGGAGACGTCCAGGTCGGCGGCGAGTTCGCGGGTCGTGACGTCCCGCGGCACCTCGAAGTAGCCGCGCTCGCAGGCGACGACGAGCGCCTCGCGCTGGGCGGCCGTGAGGTCGCCGTACCAGCGGCGGGGCGCCTCGGGTTCCGCGAGGTCCAGCAGCCTGAACGGGTAGTCGCGCTCGGCGAGGAACGTCCGGAAGTCGTCGAACTGGTCGCGGGTGACGAACCGGAACCG includes:
- a CDS encoding rubrerythrin-like domain-containing protein → MRGTQPTGESLYECIDCGDRQRDPDGRLCSCGGYLKNISVSRSL
- a CDS encoding DUF420 domain-containing protein; this translates as MQTRTWAREHVPALTALLTAVSLALVFGAALQLLPVDALPSPDALLAAIPHLNAVISLTAIGTIVAGVRAIRRGDVARHRLLMVASFGLFALFLGLYLYRVAIVGPTEFPGPATIRTYVYYPFLLVHIAFAIVCVPFVFYALLTAGTRPVADIYETRHRTAGRVAAALWLVSFAMGVSIYAMLYHVF
- a CDS encoding FAD-binding protein, producing the protein MHEHDVIVVGAGGAGLRAAIAAHEAGADVAMVTKLHPVRSHTGAAEGGINAALRDGDDWELHAYDTMKGSDYLGDAPAIETLAQDAPEEVVQLEHWGMPFSREEDGRVSQRPFGGLSFPRTTYAGAETGHHLLHTMYEQVVKRGIQVYDEFYVSRLAVTDHDDPEDRECHGVVAYDIKNGEVVGFRATGGVILATGGDGQVFDHTTNAVANTGDGPAMAYRVGVPVEDMEFVQFHPTTLPSTGVLISEGVRGEGGILYNSEGERFMFEYGYANNAGELASRDVVARAELTEVNNGRGIEDEYVYLDMRHLGEERIYDRLENIIHLAEDFEGVNPVDEPMPVKPGQHYHMGGIETNEHGQTCIDGLYAAGECACASVHGSNRLGGNALPELIVFGARAGHHAAGRDLGEPEVPTGLGAKSEDEDSLDTPVEPGAVAGSDEDVAADGALVEPREVVEHAVETERQRIETLLERDGTNHAEIRADLQKAMTENVNVFRNKEGLQEALEVIRECRERYQDVAVSDPSRTFNTDLIHTIETRNLIDVAETITLGALAREEFRGAHWRQEHQERKDENWLKHTMIAWNDGTPELYYKPVILEGEDKEYEPKVRSY
- a CDS encoding succinate dehydrogenase/fumarate reductase iron-sulfur subunit, whose translation is MSTQVTEQETETEPETEQESAHQQRRMAEKRERADMRKRAEEELDETEETVRIKVFRYDPEVKGKRDPRFDTFRIPFKKGMTVLDALIYARDHFDSSLTFRHSCRQAICGSDALFINGRQRLGCQTQMSDLDWPVRIEPLPHADVVKDLVVDMEHFYDQMESVEPYFQTNDLPTGKLDEQRQDRENREKVKMSTRCIWCAACMSSCNIAAGDNEYLGPAAINKAYRFAMDEREGEDMKEHRINIIEQEHGVWRCQTQFSCTEVCPKDIPLTEHIQELKREAVKSNLKFW
- a CDS encoding succinate dehydrogenase gives rise to the protein MAEHYSSFDRKGTRWLLQRVTAAFLVVVLAYHFMLLHFVNHAAEITFAGTTARMTQVGYFSTMVMFLITAAFHGVNGVYNALINQGLEGTQKSVVKWVLVAAGGLLVVQGVRVALAMTNIV
- the sdhC gene encoding succinate dehydrogenase, cytochrome b556 subunit; this translates as MSQSYDRGLIEDFGRWQEFSAGMWAWIFHKFTGWVLIGYLFTHIAVLSTATVNGEVYTATLQGLEELMLVRFLEVGLLAVAVFHILNGVRLLFVDLGVGLDAQDKAFYAALIASAAITVASIPTFLGGF
- a CDS encoding succinylglutamate desuccinylase/aspartoacylase family protein, which encodes MAEAFTYDGGSVAPGERVNVRYTVSETYLGDPVRIPVTIINGEREGPTLFLSAAAHGDELNGIEIVREVAHEWDLEDLHGTLVCLPVLNVPAFIAQQRYLPIYDRDLNRSFPGNDSGTSAKRIAARIFRNFIEPCDYGLDFHTSTRGRSNMLHVRGDTDTEAVERLAKAFGSNVIISSEGPSGTLRGEATDAGTPTVTIELGEAHRFQRNLIDKALEGVLSVMAEFGIRPTETVKWPGWRTVIDGADEKTWLRADAGGVVEMHHGRGSLVEEGDAVCSITNPFKTDTTVVEAPFTGLVVGILENPLVYPGNPICHLVALDDVTTRALRLSQTGERA
- a CDS encoding tRNA uridine(34) 5-carboxymethylaminomethyl modification radical SAM/GNAT enzyme Elp3, with protein sequence MSTDADPAESDAFERVCESLVEDILAGEIDGDDLESAKMDACREYSSPKVPKNTDLLDYAPEERREELESVVRRKPVRTASGVSPVAIMTSPHMCPHGKCLYCPGGPASEFSSSQSYTGHEPAAARGVQNDYDPYGQVTLRLHQLREIGHPVDKVELILMGGTMTARSHDYQEWFVKRALEAMNDYDLDSEPQPSEEESFKPDPGETEFTYLEDVIAENETNDIRNIGTTFETKPDWCDPEQIDRMLDLGGTKVEVGVQTTYERVNREMHRGHGVQASLDANRRLRDSAFKVGFHMMPGQPGMSREMCLQDFREIFENPDWRPDYLKIYPTLVVRDTVTYDMWRRDEYEPLQNEEAAELVAEIKSMIPRYTRLQRVQRDIPADFIDAGVWKSNLRQLARQRMEEHGWECECIRCREVGMNDEEPEDVELDVMTYEAAGGREHFISFEDFEKDLLVGFCRLRFPNNPVRRELENAALVRELHVYGNEVGVGQGGDDGDHQHRGYGRRLLETAEDLAADAGFEKLSVISGIGVREYYREKLGYYQDGPYVSKRL
- a CDS encoding SHOCT domain-containing protein, whose amino-acid sequence is MSDDEDWRNRAVAVVTLLVLGAGFLAIFLGISRFWIVWVLGFAVVVPLLSVLLGVEDDSESDVEPAAEPVSERSDSRNALETLRDRYARGELTDEQFERKLERLLETETIEDVEDARRRVDADRVGDGADARNGRRNRTERER
- a CDS encoding MBL fold metallo-hydrolase: MVRRVAAGVYLLEVSWPEPLGSNVYLIDDGELTLADAGMPIPRRRVATEIRRAGYAVDDLDRVLLSHYDVDHVGALGRLGADVPVYLGARDVGLVRREWSPSWTHHKGAFHRLTRRLFPLSDVDLRPVEDGDEIGGFRAIHTPGHNPGHTVYVHADSGAALLGDLVWEDDGAFTPPMWFDSYDTDRIAASVRRVSQERFDHACVAHGDPLTPDADVVLRELAAEI
- a CDS encoding NAD(P)/FAD-dependent oxidoreductase, coding for MNLAIVGAGAAGAAAAYALRDAPVDVTIFEADEGVGGRAASGRKNDCRYDYGANYVKADSARVAELVTEELPTTGLVDVAEPVWTFDASGAISAGDDRDAHKWTYEAGIAELPERLLAETDATLEFGTRVGRLSHGGGTWWLLDDAGADLGTFDAVLLTPPAPRTADVLAATEWDSPLLADLQAAVDAVSYRSIYAAVLHYPFAVDYPWYALVNTDREHDIGWLSREELKSGHVPPGETLLVVQMAPGWADGRSDDPGELTVDVADSVAELLDDERFAAPDWTDHEPWRDALPNEGVETEPLREAERTGLYFAGDWVAGDGRVHLAIESGLEAGERIADAAGPS
- a CDS encoding HalOD1 output domain-containing protein, producing the protein MQGNDDRTHIESDATASEAVVATVADRADADPTDLPPLYDAIDPDALDAIFRDGRPGRVSFEYAGYEVTVCGRDQVTVVCEAPAAETTTQG